GACGGGTCTCCTCGATGCCGTCGAACTCGGTGGTGATGGTGGTCTCGCCGCGGGTGATCGTCAGCTCGCGGTCGCCGCTGAGGAAGGCGTCTTCGAGGAGGAGTTCCCCCTCGGTGCCGATGATCCGGAGGTTGCTGGTCTCCTGGGCGTTCTGACTGGCCGTGCAGGCGGCGACGACGCCGTCGGGGAACTCGACGGTGAAGGCGGCCCGCTCGTCGGGCACCTCGTCGAAGGCCTCGTGGCCCGACCAGTCCGTCGCGGTGACGGCGACGGGGTCCTCGTCGATGACGAACCGGGTCGTGTTGATGGAGTAGACGCCCAGATCGGTGACGGAGGCGCCCGGGCCGGCCATGTCGGGGTCGAGCCGCCACTGGTCGTAGTTGTCGTTGATGTCCAGCAGGGGCTGGGACATGTTGCCGTGGACCATCGCCACGTCGCCGATGAAGCCGGCGTCGACGAGCTTGCGCATCATGCGGACGGCGGGCTGGACGTGCATCCGGTACTCGACGCCCAGCGTCACGTCCTCGGCGGCCTCGACGAGCTTCTCGGCGCGCTCGGTGCTGGCCTCCAGGGGCTTCTCGCAGAGGACGTCCTTGTCGAACTCCGCGGCGGCCTCCACGTAGGGGAGGTGCAGGGCGTTGGGCGTCGCGACGTAGACGGCGTCGTAGGCGTCGGTCGCCTCGCCCGCCTGGAACTCGTCGTAGGTGAGCCCGTGCTCGATGCTCTCGTGGTCCTCGGCGACGCCCTCGGCCTTCTCGGTCGTCGAGGAGACGACGACGGTCGTCTCCAGGTGGTCCAGCACCTCGGTCGCGGGGATGGCGAACTCCATGGTCCACCAGCCGAGGCCGACCATCGCGAACCGCACCGTCCCGTCCTCGGCCTGGGGCCAGTCGCGCGCCGTGAAGTCGTCGAGGTACGCCTGTAGATCCATGGACGAGTGCGCGCACGCGACCGGCATAAGTGATACGAAGGCGCCCGAGACCGGCCGTGTGAGCGGTTCGAGTTCGGTAATTTCGGACAGGTGATGGGGTCGTTCGGTCCCCTCCGTCCCGCCACCCGGAGCGGTCGCCGGTCTCCTCGGTGTCGGTTCCGGCAGCTGGTCGCTTACAGGTAGTCGACCCGGTCGGGGGCCGACCGCTCACTCGCCGAACTCGGCGGCGACGGCCTCGCGGTCGATCTTGTCGGGACCGCTCGTGGGGAGTTCGTCGACGAACGCGAGGTGGCGGGGGTGTTTGAACCGGGCCAGGCGGTCGTCGAGGAACGCGCGGAGGTCGTCGAGCGTCGGTTTCTCGGCACCGTCCCGGAGTTCGACGACGGCCCTCCCGACCTGGCCCCACTGCTCGTCGGGGACGGGGATCACGACGGCGTCGGCCACCGCCGGGTGGTCGACGACCGCGTCCTCGACCGCCGCGGGGTAGACGTTCTCGCCGCCGCTGACGAACATGTTCTTCTTGCGTCCCTCGATGGAGACGTAGCCCTCGTCGTCGACGCGGGCCAGGTCGCCCGTCGAGACCCACTCGCCGAACGTCTCGGCGCTCTCCTCGGGGGCGCCCCAGTAGCCGTCGGCCGCGTGGGGCGACCGGAGTTCGAGTTCGCCGATTTCGCCCGCGGGGAGGGTCTGGCCGTCGTCGTCGACGACGCGCGCGTCGACGTGCGGATCCGCCACGCCGACGGTGTGGGCCTTCTCGCGCGGCCAGTCGTCGGGCATGGCGAAGTTGTTGGGGCCGCACTCGGTCAGCCCGTACCCCTGCGAGAGGTCGACGCCGCGGTCCCACCACGCCTCCATGACCGACTCGCGGCAGGGGCCGCCGCCGGACTTGACGAACCGGAGCGACGACAGGTCCGTCCCGCCCCAGCGGTCGTGTTCGGTCATCATCCGCAACACGGCGGGGACGGCGACGAGGACGCTCGCCGACCGCTCCTCGACGATCCCGAGGATCTGGCCGGGGTCGAACTCGCGGTCGATGACGACCGTGCCGCCCATGTGGAAGACCGGGAGCGTGAGGACGTTCCAGCCGCCGGTGTGGAACATCGGGAACACCATCGGCGTCACGTCGTCGTCGCGGAGCCCCCACGCGGTGATCGTGTTGAGGGAGTTCCAGACGAGCGCCTCGTGGGAGAGCACCGTCTCCTTCGGCGTCCCCGTCGACCCGCCGGTGTGGAGAAAGAGGTGCGGGTCGCCGGCGTCGACGGCGGGGCCGTCGAACGCCGAGCCGTCGTCGGCGAGCACCGCGTCGTAGGGTTCCCAGGTGGTCGATCCGCCCGCACGTCCGTCCTCGTCCCCGCGGCTCCCGTCGACCGGCAGCGACAGGATCGGCGCGTCGGCGTCCCAGGCGTCCCGGTCGGTCGCGCCCCCGACCAGGTCGGCGAACGGTTCCTCGACGACGACGAGCTCCGGGTCGACCGTCGCCAGCAGTTCGGCGAGTTCCGGCGGGGCCAGCCGGTGGGACAGCGGGGCGAGGACGGCCCCGGTCTTGCCCGTCGCGAAGAACAGATCGACGTACTCCGGACGGTTGCGCGAGACGACGGCGACGCGGGGGCCGGCGTCGGTCCCGGTATCGGCGGCCGTTCCGGGCTTCGCTCCCGCGTCGCCGTCGTCGCGGACGACGCCGTAGTCGTCCAGCAGTCGCGCCCAGCGGTTCGCCCGCCGGTCGAGGTCGGCGTAGGTGTACTCGACTCCCGTCGCGGCGTCGACGAGCCCGACCCGCTCGGGCGAGAGCGCCGCGCGCTTCTCGCTCCAGGCGCCGACCCACTCCGCCTCAGACATCCTCGACGAACTCCCGGAGTTCGTCGGTGACCCGCTCGTCGCGCTCGACGAAAAAGAGGTGCGAGCCGCCCTCGACCGCGACGAGTTCCGCGCCGGGGATCCCCTCGGCCAGGAGGCGAGCGTTCTCCGGAGGGAGCACGCGGTCGTCAGTGCCGTGGAGGACGAGCGTCGGCAGGTCGATCCCGTCCAGTTCGTCGCCGGCGTCGAAGCCGACGGCCGCCGCGCTCTGCCACTCGTAGGCGTCCGCCGACGGGTCGGTCTCCAGGCGCCAGTCGACGATCCGGTCGACGACCTCCTGATTCGCCGCCCAGAACTCGTCCGAAAAGGCGGGTTCCATCTTGTGTCGGATCGTCTCACTCGGCCCGTACTCGTCGGGGACGGCGAGCATCCGCGCCTGCGTCTCCTCGGGGATGGGAACGGCGTCGTCGCCGCCGGGCGTCGTACAGAGCAGGGCGAGCGACTCGGCGCGGTCGTAGTCGAGGGCGTACCGCTGGGCGATCATCCCGCCGAGGCTCGCGCCGACCAGATGCGTCCGCTCGATCCCCGCGTCGTCGAGGACGGCTTCGAGGTCTGCGGCCATCTCCGCGACGGTGTAGGGCCCCTCCGGCGCGTCGGAGTCGCCGGTGCCGCGGTTGTCCATGACGACCGTGCGGTACTCCGAAAGCGCCTCGCGCTGCCAGTTCCACATCCAGGTCCCGTAGGCCAGCCCTTCGAGGAACGTCACCGTCTCGGCCTCGGCGGGCCCCGCCACGTCGTAGGCGATCCGGACCTCGTCGTTCGTCGCGTGCGCCATGGCGGAGGTATCGAACGCCCCACCCTTCAACCCGGACGTTCACGTGTGAACCCGGACCCGAAGCGACCGAACGCTCGATAGCCCGATCGACCCCGTCGAAATCGACTTTCGAACCGTCTCCACGGACACAATTGCCCAGGGAGGCCGATTCATCATTACAGAATAGGATCGAGACCGGTTCCGTCCGCGGGCCCGGTCGTCACTTCCCGAATGCGGGGTACTGATCGATTCCACATACACGTTCCTGAGAAATTTCGAATTCCGCTAGAGTTTTACGAATGGCCCTGAGACGGACTGTTATGGGATTACATGCCAGAGAGGTCAACCAGGACGTGCGGGAGCTGGGCGAGCTGCTCGGGGAGATAATCCGGACCCAGCGGTCCGACTCTGCGTTCGAGATAGTCGAACAGATCCGGACGGCCGCGATCGACTACCGGCGCGGCGACGCCGAGGACCGGGCGGCGATCGGCGAGGCGCTCGACGGGCTCGACCCCGAGGAGCAGGACGTCGTCGCGCGGGCGTTCACGACGTACTTCGAGCTGATCAACCTCGCCGAGGAGCGCCAGCGCGTCCGGGAGATCCGCGAGGGGAGCCACGAGGGAACGCTCGAGGACGGCGTGCGCGCGGCCGTGGAGGAACTCGCCGAGCGCGACCTCGACGCGGCGACCGTCGAGCGGGTGCTCGACGACGTGCTGATCCAGCCGACCTTTACCGCTCACCCGACAGAGGCGCGCCGGAAGACCGTCAAGGCGAAGCTCCGGTCGGTCTCGAACCACCTCGAACGGCTCGACGAGGTGCGGCTGACCCGCGACGAGCAGGCCGACGTGGAGCGCGACCTCGAAGCCGAGGTGACGAGCCTCTGGCAGACCGCGCAGGTCCGCGAGCGTCGGCCCGACGTGACCGACGAGGCGCTCAACGTCCAGTGGTATCTGGAGAACGTCCTCTTCGAGGTCATCAGCGAGGTGTACGACGCGCTCGAACGCGCCGTCGACGACGAGTTCGACGGCGAGGTCGACGTGCCGAAGCTCTACGAGTTCCGCTCGTGGGCCGGGAGCGACCGCGACGGCAACCCCTTCGTCACGCCCGAGGTCACGGAGGAGACGCTCGACCGCCAGCAGTCGGCCGCGGTGCCGCTGTACCGCGACCGCCTCAAGACGCTCTCGGGCGTCCTCAGCCAGGACGCGAGCGGGATCGACACCGGCGAGCGCTTCGACGAGCGACTGGCCGACCACCGCGACCGCCTCCCCGCGGTGGCCCAAGCGGCCCGCGAACGCTACCCGGACGAGCCCTACCGGCAGAAGCTCAAGCTGATGCGCGAGAGCGTCCTCCGGGTCGACGACGTCCGCCCTGGCGGCTACGCCGACGAGCGCGCGTTCCTCGACGACATCGAGGCCATCGCCGAGAGCCTGCGCGCCAACGGCGCGGACGTGATCGCCGAGTCCCACGTCGACCCCCTCTATCGCACCGTCGACACCTTCGGGTTCTCGCTGGCGAGCCTCGACCTGCGCGACCACCGCGCGAAACACACGAACGCCATCGCCGAGGCCGTCGACCGCGAGGGCGTCGACTACGAGTCCATGGACGAGGACGAGCGCGTCGAGTTCCTCACGGAGGCCGTCCTGCAGGACCCGACCGTGATCGACCTCGCCGACCGCGAGGACCTCTCCGACGAGGCCGCCCGCGTGCTCCGGCGGTTCGAGAAGACCGCCGAGTGGCAGGACGACTACGGCGTCGACGCCATCGACACCTACGCCATCAGCTGGTGCGAGGAACCCAGTCACGTCCTCGAAGTCCTGTTCCTCGCCGACCAGGCCGGCATCGTCGACCTGCCGGGCTACTGCGGGCTGGACGTGGTCCCGCTGCTCGAATCGAAGTACGCGCTGGACGGCGCGCGCCGCATCATGGGCACGCTGTTCGAGAACGAGGCCTACCAGCAGGCGCTGGACGCCCGCAACGGCGTCCAGGAGATCATGCTCGGCTACTCCGACTCCAACAAGGAGAACGGGTTCCTGGCGGCGAACTGGAGCCTCTTCCGCAACCAGCGCCGCCTGGCCGCCATCACCGACGACTACGACGTGGAGATGCGGCTGTTCCACGGCCGCGGCGGCTCCATCTCGCGGGGCGGCGGGCCGATGAACGACGCGATGCTCGCGCTGCCCAACGAGACGGTCTCGGGGCAGATCAAGTTCACCGAGCAGGGCGAGACCATCTCCGAGAAGTACGCCAACCGGCGGATCGCCGAGCGCAACCTCGAACAGATGCTCGACGCGCAGATCCGCGCCCGGCACAACGCGATGGAAGAGCCCGTCGAGGAGGTGCCCGACGAGTGGGCCGATGCGATGGAGACGGCCGCCGAGGCCGCCCGCGAGGAGTACGTCGACCTGCTCGAATCCGAGGGGTTCGTCGACTTCTTCGAGACCGCCACGCCGATCACCGTCATCGAGAACCTGAACCTCGGGTCCCGTCCCGCGTCGCGCTCCGAGGACCGGAGCGTCGACGACCTGCGCGCGATCCCCTGGGTGTTCTCGTGGACGCAGGCCCGCTGTATCCTCCCCGGCTGGTACTCGCTGGCGACCGGCCTTCAGGCGTATCTCGACGACGGTGGCGACGTCGAGACGCTGCGGGAGATGTACGACGAGTGGCTGTTCTTCCAGACGACGCTGGACAACGCTGCGCTGGCGCTGGCCCGCTCGGAGATGGAGATCGCCGAGCGCTACGCCGACCTCGCGCCCGACGACCTCCGCGAGACCTTCTTCCCGCGCATCCGCGAGGAGTACGAGGGCGCCGTCGAACTGGTGAAGACGATCACCGACCGCGACAGCCTGCTGCGCCGCGAGTGGCTCGCGGAGAACCTCGCCCGGCGCAACCCCTACGTCGACCCGCTCAACCTCCTGCAGGTGCGCCTGCTCGACCAGTCCCACCTCACCGAGGCCGAGGAGCGCACGCTGCGGCTGACGGTCCAGGGCGTCGCCGCCGGGATGAAGAACACCGGATAGGGTCGCCTTACTCCCCGTTCGGCGGGGTCGCCGGCGATGAACCGACGAAAGGTGCTTGCCGGACCCCCCAGTCCGATCCCGTATGGCACTCGACACAGTTCTCGTCGCCGTCGGCCCGGGTGACGAGGCGCGCACCGAACCCGTCGTGACCGCCGTGAGCAACGTGGCCGGCCCGGCCGGCGCGTCGGTGATCCTGGCCCACGTCTTCTCGCGCGAGCGCTTCGCCGAGGCGGGCGACCGCCTGGGATTCGGCGACGACGCCGTTCCCGACGCCGTGGCCGCCCGGCAGACCACCGTTCAGGCGTTCCGCGACCGTCTCGGCGAGGCCGGACTGGACGTGACCGTCCGTGGGAGCGTCGGCGAGACCGGCGAGGAGATCACCGGCCTCGCCGAGACGACCGACGCGGACCTCGTCTTCGTCGGCGGCCGGAAGCGCCGCCCCTCGGGGAAAGCCGTCTTCGGCTCGACCGCTCAGACCGTGCTGCTCGAGGCGCCCTGTCCGGTGACGTTCGTCAGGAGCGGGTGAGCGTCGCCCTGGCAGTCAGTCGCCGCGTTCGCCGAGGTGCGTCACCCAGGCGACCGCGGCCAGCGCCGGCAGACCGTAGAGGACCGCGTGGACGACCGGCTCGGCGCCGGCGAACCCGGCCGCGACGGTGACGGTGAGCAGGGCGATCAGCAGGTTCGTTCCGGCGGTGCTGGCGTAGAGGGGGACCGACCGGTCGGCGGCGCGTTCGGGCACGGCCCCGACTGGGACCCCGGCGGGCAAGAAAGTACCTCGACTCACTCCACCAGCGCCGCTTCGAGCACTTCCAGCGGGTGCCGTATCTCGTAGCCGGTGCCGTGTTCCATCTGCATGGCGCAGGTGGGACACTCGGTCATCCCGGTCTCGCCCTCGGCGCCCTCCATGTGGTCGAACATCTCCTCGCCGATCTCCATGGAGTAGTCGTACTTCTCCTCCTTCCAGCCGTAGGTGCCCGAGATACCCGAACAGGAGTCGCCCACGTCCTCGACGTCGACGCCGTCCAGCTCCCGAAAGAGTTCGACGGCCTGACGGTCCAGACCCTGATTGCGGGCGTGACACGGCGCGTGGTAGGCGAACTCCTCGGCCAGCTCGCCGGCCACGTCGGCCTCGGCGACGGCGCCCGACAGGTCCTCGTGGATGCGGAGGTACTCGACGGCCTCGTAGGTGTGGGCGGCCACGTCGGCGGTGCCCTCAAAGTCGAACAGTTCGGGGTACTCCTGGCGGAGGCTCATCGAGCAGGAGGTGCAGGAACAGACGGCGTCGTACCCCTCCTCGACCAGCGCCGACAGCGACGCGACGTTGGTCTCGGCATCGCGGCGGGCGTCGTCGAGCATGCCGTTGGCGAACATCGGCGTGCCCGAACAGCCCTGCTCGGGGACGGCGACCTGGTAGCCGAAGTGCTCGAACAGGCGGACGAGCGCCTTGGCCACCTCGGGGGTGTTGTACTCGGCGTAACAGCCGTGGAAGTACGCGACGCGCTTGTCCGTCGACTGGACCTGCGCGCCGCCCCGGGCCTGCCACCAGTCGGTGAACGTCTCGGTGGCGAACTCCGGGAAGTCCCGTTCGCTCGTGACGCCGAGGGTCTTCTCCATGACCCAGCGGGCCGGTCCGAAGTTCATCGCGGCGGTCGCGAGTCTGGGGACCTTGCTGGCGAAGAACGCCGAGGTCCGGTAGTTGGCGAGGATGCGGTTGCGCCAGTACTCGACGGAGAGCTTGCTCATCTGTTCGTCGACGTAGCGGCCCCGAGTCGTGTTGTGCATCTGGCTGAGCGGGACGCCGGAGGGACAGGCGTCGTCGCAGCGCATGCAGTTCGAGCAGGAGGTGACCGACTCGTCGACCTCGTAGTCCTCGTCGGTCTGGGTGAGCCGCCACTGCTCGGGCCCCTGGAACTTCGGCCCGGGGAAGTCGTCGTCGACCTCCGCGACCGGACAGCTGGTGTCGCAGGACGAGCACTTGTAACAGGAGTCGGCGCCCGAGCGCAGGTCGAACGCCTCTGCCTCGCCGAAGACCTGAGTCGGCTCGTGGTTCTCGTCGGGATTCGGTGCCGCCGGTTCGAACTCGCTGGTGTGGTCGGTATCGCTCATGGGATCGGTCGTGTCGCCGGCCGCGTCGCTCGTCGTGCCGCCGTCCGGGACGCGCGGCCGTCCCGGCTCCGTCTCGTCGTCCGCGCCGTCCGCCGCCCGCTCGTCGCTCATCGCACCGCCTCCGCGGCGGCCGCGCCGGCCGCGTGGCCCGTCGCGATCGAGACACCGCTGCCCGATTTCTCGGCCGCGAAGTCGTAGCCGCCCAACACCGACCCCGCCGCTCTGAGGTTCTCGAACTCGGGGTCGCCCTCGGCGTCGAGCGGCCGCAGGTCGCCGTCGGTCGGGAGGCCGAACCGGGCGAACTCGTGGTCGCCGAAGGCGCCGGTGTCGAACCACTCGTAGCGGTCGGTCGCGTGCGGGACGTGGCAGTCGAAGATCGGTTCCTCGACGCGCTCCCGGTCCGAGCCGATCCCCTTCCCGACCAGCCCGCCCGTCGCGAGGACGAACTGGTCGGCCGAGAAGGGGATCCTCGCGCCGTTGCGGTCGATCGAGACCGACTCGATGCGTCTCGGGCCGTCGCCCCCGCCGTCCGACTCGTAGTCGACGACGGGGTTACCCGTCTCCATGCTGACTCCCGCGGCGTCCAGCGCCGCGTAGAGGTCGTCCTCCAGTCTGAGCCCGGGCAGCGAGGGGGGACCCATCGGCACCTCGAAGACGGGGACGCCCAGCGCGGCCGCCAGCGACTCGCGGACAGCGGCGGGGTCGTCGTCACCCAGCACCGCGGGGAAGCCGACGCGCTCTGCGCCGTCGAGATGCGGTTCGACCGCGTTCGCGAGCGCGTCGCGGGCGCCGCGGGTGGTTCCGGTGGCGGTCTCGACCGGACTGTCCTCGTCCAGCAACTTCGCGTAGCGCGTCACCTTCGCGTCGGCGTTCGGATCGCCGGGGAAGGCGATGGTCGCGCCGTCGACCTCGAAGGGGACGTCGGCGTTCTCCAGATGCGCGGCCGCGTGGGGGGCGTCGAAGTCGACCAGCGTCTCGAACCCCACGAGCAGGGCGTCGCGGTCGTCGCTGGCGACGCCCGCCGCGGCGCTCGCGGGATACCGGGCGGTCGGTTTGACCGTCCCGCCGTGGGTCGGGACGAGCGCGTTGCGGTCGGTGTGGCCGCCGCGGTAGCGGTCGGCCACCTCGTCGAAGACCCCCATCGCCTCGCGGACGCCGTCGACGCCGACGGTCCGGTAGGGGTGTTCGTCGGGGAGACCCGGGATCGCCTCGTAGGGGTCGACGAGCGGGCCACCGTCGGTCGCGGCGGTGTCGGCGGCGGTTCCATCGGGGGCGTACCCGAGCACGTCGACGAGCCCCGAGGCCTGGGCGAGGGTGCTCTGTTTGTACGAGAGCAGTCGCACGTCCGCGCCCTCGCGGGCGGCCCCGAGCGCGGCGAACCCGCCCGCCAGGCCGCCACCGACCACGACGACCGCCGACTCAATCGCCATCGCGGCCTCCGTCGGTCGCGACGCCGGTGTCCCCGGGTCCGTCGATTCCCTCCCGGTCCGTCGCCTCCGTCGGGCCGTCGTCGAAGGCCGCGAAGTCGACGGACTCGGCGGCGTCGGCGGGGTCGCGGTCGCGGTTCTGGGTGGTCGCGTGCAGCGCGTAGTTGAGCATCGCCTGGGAGAGCTGCTGGCCCCACAGCGCGTGCCGTTGGCCCTTCCAGCGCTCCTGGAGGAGTTCGTCCCAGGCCTCGCGGACGGTGGGCTCGTCGTAGCTGTCCTCCAGCTCGCCGGCGAGCCGGTGGGCACAGAACCCGCCCTGGCAGTTGCCCATCGTGGCGCGCGTCCGGATGCGGACGGCGTTGAGGTCCGAACCCGAGCCCTCGATCGCGTCCTGAACCTCCGCGCGCGTGACGGCCTCGCAGTTGCAGACGACCGGGTTCGGCCCGTCGGTGTCGAGCACCTCGTCGGCCCGCGATCCCAGGCGTTCGACGCTGCGGCGGCCGATCGGCGACTGTAGGCCGAACTCGTCCATGTAGTCCCGGAGGACGCTGAAGTCCTCGCTGCCCGGGAGCGACACGTCGGCGGTCCGGCAGGCGGCGTCGACGCCGAAGCGGTCGCAGACGTGGTCGACGATCTTCTCGGCCATCATCCGGTAGGTGGTGAACTTCCCGCCGACGATGCTGGTCATGCCCGGCAGGTCGTCGCGGTCGTCGTGGTCGAGCAGGAAGAAATCGCGCGTGATGTCGGTGGGGTCGGTGCTGCCCACGTCCGGCGGCTCGTACAGCGGGCGGACGCCCCAAAAGGAGCGGATCGTCCGGGCGCCTTCGAGCATGGGGATCAGCTCCGAGAGCGTCTCGATCATCATGTCGACCTCCCACCGCTCCTCGGGGTAGTCCTCGGGGTCGTCGACCTCCTCGTCGGTCGTCCCGAGGATCGCCGTCGTCTCGTGGGGGACGACGATGTCGGCGTCGCCCTTGGGTCGACAGCGGTTGATCACGGTGTCGACCTGCCGGACGTTCATGATCGTCATCACGCCCTTGGAGGGGCGGACCTCGATGTCGACGCCGGCCATGTCGCCGATCTGGCCGGCCCACGCGCCGGTGGCGTTGACGACGTGGTCGGCGCGGATCGCCTCGCGGCCGCCTTCGGTGCCGTGGACGCGCAGGCCCGGTCCCGAGGCGTGTTCGACCTCGACGCCGACGACCTGGCCGCCCTCGACGAGCAGGTCGGTGACCTCGGAGTGGGTCTCGACGCGTGCGCCGTGTTCGACGGCGCTGGCGGCGTTGGCGACGACGAGCCGGAAGGGGTCGACCGCGCCGTCCGGGACGTGGATCGCCTTCTCGATGTCCTCGGCGAGGTGGGGTTCCATCGCGCGGGCCTCCGCGCCCGAGAGCACCTCGGCGGGGATCCCGCAGGCCTCGCAGCCCTCGAGCTTCTCCTGAAAGTACTCCTCGGAGTCCTCGGGGCGCTTGACGAAGAGACCGCCGGTCTCCTCGACGCAGTGGGCGGCGATGTCCCGGAGGACGCGGTTCTCCTCGATACACTCGCGGGCGCTGGACTGGTCGGAGACCGCGTAGCGGCCGCCGCTGTGGAGCAACCCGTGCATCCGCCCGGTCGTCCCGTGCGTGAGGTTGCCCTGCTCGACGAGCGTCACGTCGAACCCGCGCATCGCCAGGTCGCGCGCGACGCCGCTCCCCGTCGAACCGCCCCCGAGCACCGCGATGTGGGGTGTGGATGCCATCTGTTCGCAGGTTCGGCGCCCATCCACTTTACTTCACCGGCGAACTCCGCCTCTCGATAAATAAAATGGTTCTACCCCGCGAACGGAACGGTAACCCGGCGATCCGGTGGCGATTACTCGATGGAACGGACACCGTACTCCGTGAGACGAGCCGGCCCAACCACCGGTAAACGGTCGTGAACTGCCGTAGGTCCGGTACCGGATCACGTCGACGAGCTTTCCGCACCGTCCGCGAGCGTCCCGACGGGCGGTACCGGACACCTACTTTACCCGACGTACCCCAACCATCAGTAACATTTATAACGATTCCGTATGTTGTTTATCGATAGGGCGGCACTCGGAGTAAATATTCCGCCACACACGGTGACAGACAATGGCAGACACATACATCGGCGCGATCGACCAGGGGACGACCGGCACTCGCTTCATGGTGTTCGACCACGAGGGGCAGGTCGTCGCG
The window above is part of the Halosimplex rubrum genome. Proteins encoded here:
- a CDS encoding anaerobic glycerol-3-phosphate dehydrogenase subunit C, whose product is MSDTDHTSEFEPAAPNPDENHEPTQVFGEAEAFDLRSGADSCYKCSSCDTSCPVAEVDDDFPGPKFQGPEQWRLTQTDEDYEVDESVTSCSNCMRCDDACPSGVPLSQMHNTTRGRYVDEQMSKLSVEYWRNRILANYRTSAFFASKVPRLATAAMNFGPARWVMEKTLGVTSERDFPEFATETFTDWWQARGGAQVQSTDKRVAYFHGCYAEYNTPEVAKALVRLFEHFGYQVAVPEQGCSGTPMFANGMLDDARRDAETNVASLSALVEEGYDAVCSCTSCSMSLRQEYPELFDFEGTADVAAHTYEAVEYLRIHEDLSGAVAEADVAGELAEEFAYHAPCHARNQGLDRQAVELFRELDGVDVEDVGDSCSGISGTYGWKEEKYDYSMEIGEEMFDHMEGAEGETGMTECPTCAMQMEHGTGYEIRHPLEVLEAALVE
- a CDS encoding AMP-binding protein; this encodes MSEAEWVGAWSEKRAALSPERVGLVDAATGVEYTYADLDRRANRWARLLDDYGVVRDDGDAGAKPGTAADTGTDAGPRVAVVSRNRPEYVDLFFATGKTGAVLAPLSHRLAPPELAELLATVDPELVVVEEPFADLVGGATDRDAWDADAPILSLPVDGSRGDEDGRAGGSTTWEPYDAVLADDGSAFDGPAVDAGDPHLFLHTGGSTGTPKETVLSHEALVWNSLNTITAWGLRDDDVTPMVFPMFHTGGWNVLTLPVFHMGGTVVIDREFDPGQILGIVEERSASVLVAVPAVLRMMTEHDRWGGTDLSSLRFVKSGGGPCRESVMEAWWDRGVDLSQGYGLTECGPNNFAMPDDWPREKAHTVGVADPHVDARVVDDDGQTLPAGEIGELELRSPHAADGYWGAPEESAETFGEWVSTGDLARVDDEGYVSIEGRKKNMFVSGGENVYPAAVEDAVVDHPAVADAVVIPVPDEQWGQVGRAVVELRDGAEKPTLDDLRAFLDDRLARFKHPRHLAFVDELPTSGPDKIDREAVAAEFGE
- a CDS encoding alpha/beta fold hydrolase, whose translation is MAHATNDEVRIAYDVAGPAEAETVTFLEGLAYGTWMWNWQREALSEYRTVVMDNRGTGDSDAPEGPYTVAEMAADLEAVLDDAGIERTHLVGASLGGMIAQRYALDYDRAESLALLCTTPGGDDAVPIPEETQARMLAVPDEYGPSETIRHKMEPAFSDEFWAANQEVVDRIVDWRLETDPSADAYEWQSAAAVGFDAGDELDGIDLPTLVLHGTDDRVLPPENARLLAEGIPGAELVAVEGGSHLFFVERDERVTDELREFVEDV
- the gfo6 gene encoding D-xylose 1-dehydrogenase Gfo6 produces the protein MDLQAYLDDFTARDWPQAEDGTVRFAMVGLGWWTMEFAIPATEVLDHLETTVVVSSTTEKAEGVAEDHESIEHGLTYDEFQAGEATDAYDAVYVATPNALHLPYVEAAAEFDKDVLCEKPLEASTERAEKLVEAAEDVTLGVEYRMHVQPAVRMMRKLVDAGFIGDVAMVHGNMSQPLLDINDNYDQWRLDPDMAGPGASVTDLGVYSINTTRFVIDEDPVAVTATDWSGHEAFDEVPDERAAFTVEFPDGVVAACTASQNAQETSNLRIIGTEGELLLEDAFLSGDRELTITRGETTITTEFDGIEETRRSLEYFADHLLTDTDIHGDGEHGIVDQRAIDAVYEAAESGERVEL
- the glpB gene encoding glycerol-3-phosphate dehydrogenase subunit GlpB is translated as MAIESAVVVVGGGLAGGFAALGAAREGADVRLLSYKQSTLAQASGLVDVLGYAPDGTAADTAATDGGPLVDPYEAIPGLPDEHPYRTVGVDGVREAMGVFDEVADRYRGGHTDRNALVPTHGGTVKPTARYPASAAAGVASDDRDALLVGFETLVDFDAPHAAAHLENADVPFEVDGATIAFPGDPNADAKVTRYAKLLDEDSPVETATGTTRGARDALANAVEPHLDGAERVGFPAVLGDDDPAAVRESLAAALGVPVFEVPMGPPSLPGLRLEDDLYAALDAAGVSMETGNPVVDYESDGGGDGPRRIESVSIDRNGARIPFSADQFVLATGGLVGKGIGSDRERVEEPIFDCHVPHATDRYEWFDTGAFGDHEFARFGLPTDGDLRPLDAEGDPEFENLRAAGSVLGGYDFAAEKSGSGVSIATGHAAGAAAAEAVR
- a CDS encoding universal stress protein; the protein is MALDTVLVAVGPGDEARTEPVVTAVSNVAGPAGASVILAHVFSRERFAEAGDRLGFGDDAVPDAVAARQTTVQAFRDRLGEAGLDVTVRGSVGETGEEITGLAETTDADLVFVGGRKRRPSGKAVFGSTAQTVLLEAPCPVTFVRSG
- the ppc gene encoding phosphoenolpyruvate carboxylase: MGLHAREVNQDVRELGELLGEIIRTQRSDSAFEIVEQIRTAAIDYRRGDAEDRAAIGEALDGLDPEEQDVVARAFTTYFELINLAEERQRVREIREGSHEGTLEDGVRAAVEELAERDLDAATVERVLDDVLIQPTFTAHPTEARRKTVKAKLRSVSNHLERLDEVRLTRDEQADVERDLEAEVTSLWQTAQVRERRPDVTDEALNVQWYLENVLFEVISEVYDALERAVDDEFDGEVDVPKLYEFRSWAGSDRDGNPFVTPEVTEETLDRQQSAAVPLYRDRLKTLSGVLSQDASGIDTGERFDERLADHRDRLPAVAQAARERYPDEPYRQKLKLMRESVLRVDDVRPGGYADERAFLDDIEAIAESLRANGADVIAESHVDPLYRTVDTFGFSLASLDLRDHRAKHTNAIAEAVDREGVDYESMDEDERVEFLTEAVLQDPTVIDLADREDLSDEAARVLRRFEKTAEWQDDYGVDAIDTYAISWCEEPSHVLEVLFLADQAGIVDLPGYCGLDVVPLLESKYALDGARRIMGTLFENEAYQQALDARNGVQEIMLGYSDSNKENGFLAANWSLFRNQRRLAAITDDYDVEMRLFHGRGGSISRGGGPMNDAMLALPNETVSGQIKFTEQGETISEKYANRRIAERNLEQMLDAQIRARHNAMEEPVEEVPDEWADAMETAAEAAREEYVDLLESEGFVDFFETATPITVIENLNLGSRPASRSEDRSVDDLRAIPWVFSWTQARCILPGWYSLATGLQAYLDDGGDVETLREMYDEWLFFQTTLDNAALALARSEMEIAERYADLAPDDLRETFFPRIREEYEGAVELVKTITDRDSLLRREWLAENLARRNPYVDPLNLLQVRLLDQSHLTEAEERTLRLTVQGVAAGMKNTG